The proteins below come from a single Thunnus thynnus chromosome 10, fThuThy2.1, whole genome shotgun sequence genomic window:
- the sh3d21 gene encoding SH3 domain-containing protein 21 isoform X1, which yields MEVLVLIDFEGTMGDEITVRMGDVVKNVTKASEEGWLEGELRGKRGIFPANFVKEVPVYLIGDSKREPRSIRKTKRMKQPRKCEVAFAYSRMNEDELELVVGETIEIINEIEDGWWMGIKNGKVGAFPSNFVKEIFVSPKDGKYNEGKTRPKLTDAVFNKEISQRASVRNKAKNVVECCQVMFDYKARAEDELDMKQGDLVVILRKETEDDGWWEGELNGRCGFFPDNFVMVIPPVDNLKSWTTSQPPARNINKKLSVKTDTSAMEKGGPTKTKDDKTEVKDWRSNPPTKVKLPSMNKPSPPPVKDKPNKVLPNRTNGDVASAPKQPEEKETDQFDGVDVQTEKLSHPTANRAKPPQRRPPSGLVTAAQTSDQTEPEVSPKKFQAEKLPGLQKGTENLMPSPAKPDLRPRTPPPLRPAPPKVVVDGKTVTHNEELTVESLQTEIKELRMALELLQTRHERDMQEVKEELKEERNKRLALQEEVNDLKKKH from the exons ATGG AGGTGCTGGTGCTGATCGACTTCGAGGGCACCATGGGAGACGAGATAACAGTGAGGATGGGGGATGTGGTTAAAAACGTCACCAAGGCCAGTGAGGAGGGATGGCTGGAgggagagctgagaggaaagagaggcaTCTTCCCTGCCAACTTTGTCAAG GAGGTACCGGTCTATTTGATAGGTGACAGCAAGAGGGAACCACGAAGCATTAGAAAAA CAAAGAGGATGAAACAGCCGAGGAAATGTGAGGTAGCATTTGCCTATAGCCGCATGAATGAAGACGAGCTGGAGCTGGTTGTTGGGGAGACTATAGAGATCATCAATGAG ATTGAAGATGGATGGTGGATGGGgataaaaaatggaaaagtggGGGCATTTCCATCAAATTTTGTCAAAGAAATCTTTGTTTCCCCAAAAG ACGGCAAATACAATGAAGGAAAGACAAGACCCAAACTCACAGACGCTGTGTTCAATAAAGAA ATATCTCAAAGAGCAAGTGTGAGGAACAAAGCAAAAAATG TGGTGGAGTGTTGCCAAGTCATGTTTGACTATAAGGCCAGAGCAGAGGATGAGTTGGACATGAAACAAGGAGACCTTGTTGTAATACTGAGAAAG GAAACAGAAGATGATGGCTGGTGGGAGGGAGAATTGAACGGACGCTGCGGCTTCTTCCCTGATAACTTTGTCATGGTGATACCACCAGTGGACAATCTGAAA TCCTGGACCACAAGCCAACCGCCTGCACGCAACATCAACAAGAAACTCTCAG TAAAGACAGACACCTCAGCAATGGAAAAAGGTGGTCCAACAAAGACAAAAG ATGATAAAACAGAGGTTAAGGACTGGAGAAGCAATCCTCCAACCAAAGTCAAGCTGCCATCCATGAACAAGCCCAGCCCACCTCCAGTCAAAGACAAACCTAACAAGGTTTTACCCAA tAGAACCAATGGTGATGTGGCTTCTGCACCAAAACAACCAGAGGAGAAAGAGACCGACCAGTTTGATGGAGTGGACGTGCAGACTGAAAAGCTGAGTCATCCCACAGCTAACAGAGCCAAACCCCCACAGAGGAGACCACCGTCAGGCCTGGTCACAGCAGCACAA ACCTCTGACCAGACAGAACCAGAAGTATCACCAAAAAAGTTCCAGGCAGAGAAATTACCTGGCTTGCAAAAG GGTACAGAAAATCTCATGCCATCACCTGCAAAGCCTGATCTTCGACCCAGGACACCACCTCCACTTCGACCAGCACCACCCAAAGTAGTTGTGGATGGCAAAACTGTAACCCATAACGAAGAGCTGACTGTAGAAAGCCTGCAGACTGAGATCAAAGAGCTGAGGATGGCTCTGGAGCTGCTGCAGACACGACATGA GCGAGACATGCAGGAAGTGAAAGAAGAactgaaggaagagagaaacaaacgGCTGGCACTGCAG GAAGAAGTAAACGATCTGAAGAAGAAACAttaa
- the sh3d21 gene encoding SH3 domain-containing protein 21 isoform X2 yields the protein MEVLVLIDFEGTMGDEITVRMGDVVKNVTKASEEGWLEGELRGKRGIFPANFVKEVPVYLIGDSKREPRSIRKTKRMKQPRKCEVAFAYSRMNEDELELVVGETIEIINEIEDGWWMGIKNGKVGAFPSNFVKEIFVSPKDGKYNEGKTRPKLTDAVFNKEISQRASVRNKAKNVVECCQVMFDYKARAEDELDMKQGDLVVILRKETEDDGWWEGELNGRCGFFPDNFVMVIPPVDNLKSWTTSQPPARNINKKLSVKTDTSAMEKGGPTKTKDDKTEVKDWRSNPPTKVKLPSMNKPSPPPVKDKPNKVLPKTNGDVASAPKQPEEKETDQFDGVDVQTEKLSHPTANRAKPPQRRPPSGLVTAAQTSDQTEPEVSPKKFQAEKLPGLQKGTENLMPSPAKPDLRPRTPPPLRPAPPKVVVDGKTVTHNEELTVESLQTEIKELRMALELLQTRHERDMQEVKEELKEERNKRLALQEEVNDLKKKH from the exons ATGG AGGTGCTGGTGCTGATCGACTTCGAGGGCACCATGGGAGACGAGATAACAGTGAGGATGGGGGATGTGGTTAAAAACGTCACCAAGGCCAGTGAGGAGGGATGGCTGGAgggagagctgagaggaaagagaggcaTCTTCCCTGCCAACTTTGTCAAG GAGGTACCGGTCTATTTGATAGGTGACAGCAAGAGGGAACCACGAAGCATTAGAAAAA CAAAGAGGATGAAACAGCCGAGGAAATGTGAGGTAGCATTTGCCTATAGCCGCATGAATGAAGACGAGCTGGAGCTGGTTGTTGGGGAGACTATAGAGATCATCAATGAG ATTGAAGATGGATGGTGGATGGGgataaaaaatggaaaagtggGGGCATTTCCATCAAATTTTGTCAAAGAAATCTTTGTTTCCCCAAAAG ACGGCAAATACAATGAAGGAAAGACAAGACCCAAACTCACAGACGCTGTGTTCAATAAAGAA ATATCTCAAAGAGCAAGTGTGAGGAACAAAGCAAAAAATG TGGTGGAGTGTTGCCAAGTCATGTTTGACTATAAGGCCAGAGCAGAGGATGAGTTGGACATGAAACAAGGAGACCTTGTTGTAATACTGAGAAAG GAAACAGAAGATGATGGCTGGTGGGAGGGAGAATTGAACGGACGCTGCGGCTTCTTCCCTGATAACTTTGTCATGGTGATACCACCAGTGGACAATCTGAAA TCCTGGACCACAAGCCAACCGCCTGCACGCAACATCAACAAGAAACTCTCAG TAAAGACAGACACCTCAGCAATGGAAAAAGGTGGTCCAACAAAGACAAAAG ATGATAAAACAGAGGTTAAGGACTGGAGAAGCAATCCTCCAACCAAAGTCAAGCTGCCATCCATGAACAAGCCCAGCCCACCTCCAGTCAAAGACAAACCTAACAAGGTTTTACCCAA AACCAATGGTGATGTGGCTTCTGCACCAAAACAACCAGAGGAGAAAGAGACCGACCAGTTTGATGGAGTGGACGTGCAGACTGAAAAGCTGAGTCATCCCACAGCTAACAGAGCCAAACCCCCACAGAGGAGACCACCGTCAGGCCTGGTCACAGCAGCACAA ACCTCTGACCAGACAGAACCAGAAGTATCACCAAAAAAGTTCCAGGCAGAGAAATTACCTGGCTTGCAAAAG GGTACAGAAAATCTCATGCCATCACCTGCAAAGCCTGATCTTCGACCCAGGACACCACCTCCACTTCGACCAGCACCACCCAAAGTAGTTGTGGATGGCAAAACTGTAACCCATAACGAAGAGCTGACTGTAGAAAGCCTGCAGACTGAGATCAAAGAGCTGAGGATGGCTCTGGAGCTGCTGCAGACACGACATGA GCGAGACATGCAGGAAGTGAAAGAAGAactgaaggaagagagaaacaaacgGCTGGCACTGCAG GAAGAAGTAAACGATCTGAAGAAGAAACAttaa
- the eva1ba gene encoding eva-1 homolog Ba encodes MDVKKKEMDLLSNSIAAYAHIKANPESFGLYFVLGVCFGLVLTLCLLVIRISCKPRTNIAPSTPEKKQLKDISEEDEESEDEEDDEGEDVEAPIPLPSTEIPAGNHTSLPDGTLSVNVFTSAEELERAQRLEERERIIREIWRNGQPDILGSGTGTIGRVHYY; translated from the exons ATGgatgtgaagaaaaaagaaatggacCTCCTGAGCAACAGCATAGCTGCATATGCACACATCAAAG CAAACCCAGAGAGCTTTGGCCTTTACTTTGTGCTTGGAGTGTGTTTTGGCCTGGTGCTGACGCTCTGCCTCCTAGTCATCCGCATCTCCTGCAAGCCGCGGACCAACATTGCCCCCTCCACGCCTGAGAAAAAACAGTTAAAGGACATCAGCGAGGAGGACGAGGAGAGTgaggatgaagaagatgatgaaggGGAGGATGTAGAGGCACCTATCCCTTTGCCCAGCACAGAAATCCCTGCCGGTAATCACACCAGCCTGCCAGATGGAACACTGAGCGTGAACGTATTTACCTCCGCTGAAGAGCTGGAGCGAGCACAGCGACTGGAGGAGAGGGAACGTATCATACGTGAGATTTGGAGGAACGGCCAGCCTGATATCCTGGGGTCAGGAACAGGGACTATTGGAAGAGTGCATTACTACTAA